A single region of the Ziziphus jujuba cultivar Dongzao chromosome 10, ASM3175591v1 genome encodes:
- the LOC107432213 gene encoding beta-glucosidase 11 isoform X1 — translation MLELSLSTVFFKFVVINIALFVVLVHGANSFTRHDFPPGFVFGTGSSAYQVEGASNQDGRTPSIWDTFAQAGSMHGDTGDVACDGYHKYKEDVQLMVDTGIDAYRFSISWSRLIPNGKGAINPKGLQYYNNLINELISYGIQPHVTLHHYDLPQVLESEYGGWVSRKIVKDFTAYADVCFREFGDRVKYWTTVNEANVFSLGGYDSGNMPPGRCSPPFGVVDNCSAGSSSTEPYLVTHHILLAHASAARLYEKRYKDKQHGFIGMNIFQYWFVPFTNSITDKIAAQRAKDFYIGWYLNPLIFGDYPEIMKKNVGSRFPAFTSLESERIKGSFDFIGLNYYNTMHVKDKSSSLNLKIRDFFADTGVELIFVRNESAYEFPITPSGLVGILEDMKQHYGNPLTYIHENGQRTRRNSSLEDWPRVKYLHAHIQSLLEAVRNGSNVKGYFEWSLLDAFELLDGYESSYGLYYIDLDDPDLVRQPKLSAYWYSHFLKANRSFSSIGFIKSLSHDYFSH, via the exons ATGTTGGAGTTGAGCCTCTCAACGgtattctttaaatttgttgTGATAAATATAGCACTTTTTGTAGTTTTAGTTCATGGAGCAAATAGCTTTACCAGACATGACTTCCCACCTGGCTTTGTGTTTGGTACTGGTTCTTCAGCTTATCAG GTGGAGGGAGCATCAAACCAAGATGGAAGGACTCCAAGCATATGGGATACCTTTGCCCAAGCTG GGAGTATGCATGGAGACACAGGAGATGTAGCATGTGATGGATATCACAAGTACAAG GAAGATGTTCAACTCATGGTGGATACCGGTATAGATGCATATAGATTTTCCATCTCATGGTCAAGACTTATCCcaa ATGGAAAAGGAGCTATAAATCCTAAGGGTTTGCAGTATTACAACAACCTAATCAATGAATTAATCAGCTATG GAATACAACCACATGTGACATTACACCATTATGATCTCCCACAGGTACTTGAAAGCGAGTATGGAGGATGGGTTAGTCGAAAGATTGT AAAAGACTTCACTGCATATGCAGATGTGTGCTTCAGAGAGTTTGGTGATAGAGTTAAATATTGGACTACTGTAAATGAGGCTAATGTGTTTTCGCTTGGGGGTTATGACAGTGGAAATATGCCTCCTGGTCGCTGTTCTCCTCCATTTGGAGTTGTAGATAATTGTTCTGCAGGAAGCTCCTCAACTGAGCCCTACTTAGTAACTCATCATATCTTGTTAGCACATGCATCAGCTGCTAGATTGTATGAGAAAAGGTACAAG GATAAGCAACATGGATTTATAGGGatgaatatttttcaatattggtTTGTTCCTTTTACAAATAGCATTACAGATAAAATTGCTGCTCAAAGAGCCAAAGATTTTTATATTGGTTG GTATTTGAATCCATTGATCTTTGGAGATTATCCAGAGATCatgaagaagaatgttggctcaAGGTTTCCGGCCTTCACGAGTCTTGAATCCGAAAGAATTAAGGGCTCATTTGATTTCATAGGACTGAATTATTATAACACGATGCATGTCAAGGACAAATCCAGCAGCCTAAATTTGAAAATCAGGGACTTCTTTGCAGACACAGGAGTGGAGCTTATAT TTGTGCGAAATGAATCTGCATATGAG TTTCCAATTACACCCAGTGGCCTGGTAGGAATTCTAGAAGATATGAAGCAACATTATGGCAACCCTCTTACTTACATCCATGAAAATG GTCAAAGAACTAGACGCAATTCATCGTTGGAAGACTGGCCGAGGGTGAAATACTTACATGCTCACATCCAAAGTTTGCTGGAAGCTGTAAG GAATGGATCAAATGTGAAAGGTTATTTTGAATGGTCATTGTTGGATGCATTTGAGCTGTTGGATGGGTATGAATCAAGCTATGGCTTATACTACATTGATTTGGATGACCCAGATTTAGTAAGACAGCCTAAGCTCTCTGCTTATTGGTACTCTCATTTTTTGAAGGCAAACAGAAGTTTCAGTTCAATTGGATTTATTAAATCTCTTTCTCATGATTACTTCTCCCACTAG
- the LOC107432213 gene encoding beta-glucosidase 11 isoform X3 — MHQEVRLKLLQEDVQLMVDTGIDAYRFSISWSRLIPNGKGAINPKGLQYYNNLINELISYGIQPHVTLHHYDLPQVLESEYGGWVSRKIVKDFTAYADVCFREFGDRVKYWTTVNEANVFSLGGYDSGNMPPGRCSPPFGVVDNCSAGSSSTEPYLVTHHILLAHASAARLYEKRYKDKQHGFIGMNIFQYWFVPFTNSITDKIAAQRAKDFYIGWYLNPLIFGDYPEIMKKNVGSRFPAFTSLESERIKGSFDFIGLNYYNTMHVKDKSSSLNLKIRDFFADTGVELIFVRNESAYEFPITPSGLVGILEDMKQHYGNPLTYIHENGQRTRRNSSLEDWPRVKYLHAHIQSLLEAVRNGSNVKGYFEWSLLDAFELLDGYESSYGLYYIDLDDPDLVRQPKLSAYWYSHFLKANRSFSSIGFIKSLSHDYFSH, encoded by the exons ATGCATCAAGAAGTTCGTTTGAAACTCTTGCAGGAAGATGTTCAACTCATGGTGGATACCGGTATAGATGCATATAGATTTTCCATCTCATGGTCAAGACTTATCCcaa ATGGAAAAGGAGCTATAAATCCTAAGGGTTTGCAGTATTACAACAACCTAATCAATGAATTAATCAGCTATG GAATACAACCACATGTGACATTACACCATTATGATCTCCCACAGGTACTTGAAAGCGAGTATGGAGGATGGGTTAGTCGAAAGATTGT AAAAGACTTCACTGCATATGCAGATGTGTGCTTCAGAGAGTTTGGTGATAGAGTTAAATATTGGACTACTGTAAATGAGGCTAATGTGTTTTCGCTTGGGGGTTATGACAGTGGAAATATGCCTCCTGGTCGCTGTTCTCCTCCATTTGGAGTTGTAGATAATTGTTCTGCAGGAAGCTCCTCAACTGAGCCCTACTTAGTAACTCATCATATCTTGTTAGCACATGCATCAGCTGCTAGATTGTATGAGAAAAGGTACAAG GATAAGCAACATGGATTTATAGGGatgaatatttttcaatattggtTTGTTCCTTTTACAAATAGCATTACAGATAAAATTGCTGCTCAAAGAGCCAAAGATTTTTATATTGGTTG GTATTTGAATCCATTGATCTTTGGAGATTATCCAGAGATCatgaagaagaatgttggctcaAGGTTTCCGGCCTTCACGAGTCTTGAATCCGAAAGAATTAAGGGCTCATTTGATTTCATAGGACTGAATTATTATAACACGATGCATGTCAAGGACAAATCCAGCAGCCTAAATTTGAAAATCAGGGACTTCTTTGCAGACACAGGAGTGGAGCTTATAT TTGTGCGAAATGAATCTGCATATGAG TTTCCAATTACACCCAGTGGCCTGGTAGGAATTCTAGAAGATATGAAGCAACATTATGGCAACCCTCTTACTTACATCCATGAAAATG GTCAAAGAACTAGACGCAATTCATCGTTGGAAGACTGGCCGAGGGTGAAATACTTACATGCTCACATCCAAAGTTTGCTGGAAGCTGTAAG GAATGGATCAAATGTGAAAGGTTATTTTGAATGGTCATTGTTGGATGCATTTGAGCTGTTGGATGGGTATGAATCAAGCTATGGCTTATACTACATTGATTTGGATGACCCAGATTTAGTAAGACAGCCTAAGCTCTCTGCTTATTGGTACTCTCATTTTTTGAAGGCAAACAGAAGTTTCAGTTCAATTGGATTTATTAAATCTCTTTCTCATGATTACTTCTCCCACTAG
- the LOC107432213 gene encoding beta-glucosidase 11 isoform X4 codes for MVDTGIDAYRFSISWSRLIPNGKGAINPKGLQYYNNLINELISYGIQPHVTLHHYDLPQVLESEYGGWVSRKIVKDFTAYADVCFREFGDRVKYWTTVNEANVFSLGGYDSGNMPPGRCSPPFGVVDNCSAGSSSTEPYLVTHHILLAHASAARLYEKRYKDKQHGFIGMNIFQYWFVPFTNSITDKIAAQRAKDFYIGWYLNPLIFGDYPEIMKKNVGSRFPAFTSLESERIKGSFDFIGLNYYNTMHVKDKSSSLNLKIRDFFADTGVELIFVRNESAYEFPITPSGLVGILEDMKQHYGNPLTYIHENGQRTRRNSSLEDWPRVKYLHAHIQSLLEAVRNGSNVKGYFEWSLLDAFELLDGYESSYGLYYIDLDDPDLVRQPKLSAYWYSHFLKANRSFSSIGFIKSLSHDYFSH; via the exons ATGGTGGATACCGGTATAGATGCATATAGATTTTCCATCTCATGGTCAAGACTTATCCcaa ATGGAAAAGGAGCTATAAATCCTAAGGGTTTGCAGTATTACAACAACCTAATCAATGAATTAATCAGCTATG GAATACAACCACATGTGACATTACACCATTATGATCTCCCACAGGTACTTGAAAGCGAGTATGGAGGATGGGTTAGTCGAAAGATTGT AAAAGACTTCACTGCATATGCAGATGTGTGCTTCAGAGAGTTTGGTGATAGAGTTAAATATTGGACTACTGTAAATGAGGCTAATGTGTTTTCGCTTGGGGGTTATGACAGTGGAAATATGCCTCCTGGTCGCTGTTCTCCTCCATTTGGAGTTGTAGATAATTGTTCTGCAGGAAGCTCCTCAACTGAGCCCTACTTAGTAACTCATCATATCTTGTTAGCACATGCATCAGCTGCTAGATTGTATGAGAAAAGGTACAAG GATAAGCAACATGGATTTATAGGGatgaatatttttcaatattggtTTGTTCCTTTTACAAATAGCATTACAGATAAAATTGCTGCTCAAAGAGCCAAAGATTTTTATATTGGTTG GTATTTGAATCCATTGATCTTTGGAGATTATCCAGAGATCatgaagaagaatgttggctcaAGGTTTCCGGCCTTCACGAGTCTTGAATCCGAAAGAATTAAGGGCTCATTTGATTTCATAGGACTGAATTATTATAACACGATGCATGTCAAGGACAAATCCAGCAGCCTAAATTTGAAAATCAGGGACTTCTTTGCAGACACAGGAGTGGAGCTTATAT TTGTGCGAAATGAATCTGCATATGAG TTTCCAATTACACCCAGTGGCCTGGTAGGAATTCTAGAAGATATGAAGCAACATTATGGCAACCCTCTTACTTACATCCATGAAAATG GTCAAAGAACTAGACGCAATTCATCGTTGGAAGACTGGCCGAGGGTGAAATACTTACATGCTCACATCCAAAGTTTGCTGGAAGCTGTAAG GAATGGATCAAATGTGAAAGGTTATTTTGAATGGTCATTGTTGGATGCATTTGAGCTGTTGGATGGGTATGAATCAAGCTATGGCTTATACTACATTGATTTGGATGACCCAGATTTAGTAAGACAGCCTAAGCTCTCTGCTTATTGGTACTCTCATTTTTTGAAGGCAAACAGAAGTTTCAGTTCAATTGGATTTATTAAATCTCTTTCTCATGATTACTTCTCCCACTAG
- the LOC107432213 gene encoding beta-glucosidase 11 isoform X2 encodes MHGDTGDVACDGYHKYKEDVQLMVDTGIDAYRFSISWSRLIPNGKGAINPKGLQYYNNLINELISYGIQPHVTLHHYDLPQVLESEYGGWVSRKIVKDFTAYADVCFREFGDRVKYWTTVNEANVFSLGGYDSGNMPPGRCSPPFGVVDNCSAGSSSTEPYLVTHHILLAHASAARLYEKRYKDKQHGFIGMNIFQYWFVPFTNSITDKIAAQRAKDFYIGWYLNPLIFGDYPEIMKKNVGSRFPAFTSLESERIKGSFDFIGLNYYNTMHVKDKSSSLNLKIRDFFADTGVELIFVRNESAYEFPITPSGLVGILEDMKQHYGNPLTYIHENGQRTRRNSSLEDWPRVKYLHAHIQSLLEAVRNGSNVKGYFEWSLLDAFELLDGYESSYGLYYIDLDDPDLVRQPKLSAYWYSHFLKANRSFSSIGFIKSLSHDYFSH; translated from the exons ATGCATGGAGACACAGGAGATGTAGCATGTGATGGATATCACAAGTACAAG GAAGATGTTCAACTCATGGTGGATACCGGTATAGATGCATATAGATTTTCCATCTCATGGTCAAGACTTATCCcaa ATGGAAAAGGAGCTATAAATCCTAAGGGTTTGCAGTATTACAACAACCTAATCAATGAATTAATCAGCTATG GAATACAACCACATGTGACATTACACCATTATGATCTCCCACAGGTACTTGAAAGCGAGTATGGAGGATGGGTTAGTCGAAAGATTGT AAAAGACTTCACTGCATATGCAGATGTGTGCTTCAGAGAGTTTGGTGATAGAGTTAAATATTGGACTACTGTAAATGAGGCTAATGTGTTTTCGCTTGGGGGTTATGACAGTGGAAATATGCCTCCTGGTCGCTGTTCTCCTCCATTTGGAGTTGTAGATAATTGTTCTGCAGGAAGCTCCTCAACTGAGCCCTACTTAGTAACTCATCATATCTTGTTAGCACATGCATCAGCTGCTAGATTGTATGAGAAAAGGTACAAG GATAAGCAACATGGATTTATAGGGatgaatatttttcaatattggtTTGTTCCTTTTACAAATAGCATTACAGATAAAATTGCTGCTCAAAGAGCCAAAGATTTTTATATTGGTTG GTATTTGAATCCATTGATCTTTGGAGATTATCCAGAGATCatgaagaagaatgttggctcaAGGTTTCCGGCCTTCACGAGTCTTGAATCCGAAAGAATTAAGGGCTCATTTGATTTCATAGGACTGAATTATTATAACACGATGCATGTCAAGGACAAATCCAGCAGCCTAAATTTGAAAATCAGGGACTTCTTTGCAGACACAGGAGTGGAGCTTATAT TTGTGCGAAATGAATCTGCATATGAG TTTCCAATTACACCCAGTGGCCTGGTAGGAATTCTAGAAGATATGAAGCAACATTATGGCAACCCTCTTACTTACATCCATGAAAATG GTCAAAGAACTAGACGCAATTCATCGTTGGAAGACTGGCCGAGGGTGAAATACTTACATGCTCACATCCAAAGTTTGCTGGAAGCTGTAAG GAATGGATCAAATGTGAAAGGTTATTTTGAATGGTCATTGTTGGATGCATTTGAGCTGTTGGATGGGTATGAATCAAGCTATGGCTTATACTACATTGATTTGGATGACCCAGATTTAGTAAGACAGCCTAAGCTCTCTGCTTATTGGTACTCTCATTTTTTGAAGGCAAACAGAAGTTTCAGTTCAATTGGATTTATTAAATCTCTTTCTCATGATTACTTCTCCCACTAG